A part of Blastopirellula marina genomic DNA contains:
- the surE gene encoding 5'/3'-nucleotidase SurE — translation MKILLANDDGIYAPGLAAMEKALRSLGDVTVIAPATEQSGVGHSITFLSPLVCKEVFDGDRRRGYAVEGSPADCVKLGVVELMSERPDLIVSGINGGLNAGINVLYSGTVGAAIEGAFFGITSIAVSLEWNEHAQFDRAAEMARQVIQQILEHKSDSPRLYNLNIPTAATKLPPGEAELKVVPMGVVRYGEHFIKRKDPRNRDYYWATGDPPPAHGKEETDLSALEKGYLTLSPLHFDMTERAQIDEMKPWNLRVVD, via the coding sequence ATGAAAATCTTATTGGCGAATGACGACGGTATTTATGCACCTGGCCTCGCCGCGATGGAGAAGGCTTTACGCAGCTTGGGAGATGTGACCGTCATCGCCCCAGCCACCGAGCAAAGTGGGGTCGGGCACTCGATTACTTTCCTTAGTCCGCTGGTCTGCAAAGAAGTCTTCGATGGCGATCGTCGACGTGGCTATGCCGTGGAAGGCAGCCCGGCCGACTGTGTGAAGCTGGGTGTTGTCGAGCTGATGTCGGAGCGACCTGACTTGATTGTTAGCGGCATCAACGGCGGGCTGAACGCGGGCATTAATGTGCTTTACTCCGGTACCGTAGGAGCGGCGATTGAAGGTGCTTTCTTCGGAATCACCAGCATCGCGGTCTCACTCGAGTGGAACGAGCATGCCCAGTTTGATCGGGCTGCCGAGATGGCTCGTCAGGTGATTCAGCAGATTCTCGAGCACAAATCGGACTCCCCCAGACTGTATAACCTGAATATTCCGACCGCTGCCACAAAGCTCCCCCCCGGCGAAGCAGAGCTGAAAGTGGTACCGATGGGCGTTGTCCGTTACGGCGAGCACTTCATCAAGCGGAAAGATCCCCGAAACCGTGACTATTACTGGGCTACCGGCGATCCGCCGCCTGCTCACGGCAAGGAAGAAACCGACCTCTCCGCACTCGAAAAAGGGTATCTGACCCTCTCGCCGCTGCACTTCGACATGACCGAGCGAGCACAAATTGACGAAATGAAGCCTTGGAATTTGCGAGTCGTTGATTAG
- a CDS encoding sulfatase-like hydrolase/transferase has product MLNTLRLSIAILAICAFTSVTKADDRLNFLVIMCDDLGYGDLECYGHPSIRTPNLNKLADEGVRFTSYYSAAPVCSPSRAGLITGQTPTQVGVYDWIPGGSPMHVRAEEVTLPRLLKSVGYETGLFGKWHCNGKFNSPDQPQPNDLGFDYWFATQNNAGPSHENPTNFVRNGKRVGPTQGFSCQVVADEAIHWLSEVHDDDKPFFALVTFHEPHEPIASPDELVKTYPDAEKKGEALYYANVTNMDQAVGKLMAKVDELNLRDNTLVVFTSDNGPETLNRYKNAWRSHGSPGPLRGMKLHIYDGGIRVPGIARLPGKIEAGVESDLPVCSLDLLPTFSELAGAEIPAGTKLDGTSLAKMLDGETVKREKPLFWHYYRAFGDSKVAVRDGDWKLVALWDQGNVSPGSAYKKGDYSLIKDVKFTDFELYNLTEDIGETKDLKEQHPEIAARLKKALLAKYDEATANAIDWFAERN; this is encoded by the coding sequence GTGTTGAACACCCTACGTCTCTCGATCGCGATCTTGGCGATCTGCGCGTTTACGTCCGTAACTAAGGCGGACGATCGTTTGAACTTCCTGGTTATCATGTGCGACGACCTCGGCTACGGCGATCTCGAATGTTATGGTCATCCGTCGATTCGGACCCCTAACTTGAACAAGCTGGCTGATGAAGGTGTGCGATTTACTTCGTATTACAGTGCCGCCCCGGTTTGTTCTCCCTCGCGTGCTGGATTGATTACCGGACAAACGCCGACTCAGGTGGGGGTTTACGATTGGATTCCTGGTGGCTCACCGATGCACGTTCGTGCTGAGGAAGTTACCTTGCCGAGACTTCTGAAGTCCGTCGGGTACGAAACAGGGCTCTTCGGAAAATGGCACTGTAACGGCAAGTTCAACTCGCCCGATCAGCCACAGCCGAACGACTTGGGATTTGATTACTGGTTCGCTACCCAAAACAATGCTGGGCCATCGCACGAAAACCCGACCAACTTCGTGCGTAACGGAAAGCGGGTTGGGCCAACCCAGGGGTTCTCATGTCAGGTCGTGGCCGATGAAGCAATCCATTGGTTGTCCGAGGTTCACGATGATGATAAACCATTTTTCGCTTTGGTTACCTTTCACGAGCCGCACGAGCCGATCGCTTCGCCGGACGAGTTAGTGAAGACTTATCCTGACGCTGAGAAGAAAGGCGAGGCTCTCTACTACGCGAACGTGACCAATATGGATCAAGCGGTTGGCAAGCTGATGGCCAAAGTTGACGAGTTGAACCTGCGTGACAACACCTTGGTGGTGTTCACCAGCGATAACGGCCCGGAAACGCTCAACCGTTATAAGAACGCGTGGCGTTCGCATGGTTCGCCTGGGCCGTTGCGTGGCATGAAGCTGCATATTTATGACGGAGGAATTCGCGTGCCTGGGATCGCGCGTCTGCCTGGCAAGATCGAAGCCGGTGTGGAGTCGGACTTGCCCGTTTGCTCACTCGACTTGTTGCCGACCTTCAGCGAGTTGGCCGGAGCCGAGATCCCCGCAGGAACGAAGCTTGACGGAACGAGCCTGGCCAAGATGCTCGATGGCGAAACCGTCAAACGTGAGAAGCCATTGTTCTGGCACTATTACCGTGCATTCGGCGACTCGAAGGTAGCCGTACGGGATGGCGATTGGAAGCTTGTTGCGTTGTGGGATCAAGGGAACGTTTCGCCCGGATCGGCTTATAAAAAGGGAGACTATTCCCTGATCAAAGACGTCAAGTTCACCGACTTCGAGCTGTACAACCTTACCGAGGACATCGGCGAAACGAAGGACCTCAAGGAACAACACCCAGAGATCGCCGCTCGGCTGAAGAAGGCGTTGCTCGCCAAGTACGACGAAGCGACCGCGAATGCAATCGACTGGTTTGCTGAGCGGAACTGA
- a CDS encoding tetratricopeptide repeat protein produces MTFMMEAGRHASADEPTPSVTELNQKLVEARDASDFKQAVAVLDQWINLQPDRPQLYYLRGCDNFFAGKYRDSVRDFDRLIELDPSRKQSLWERGISLYFAGDYAKGAEQFADYQNYHDQDVENSTFRYLCVAKADGLKKAQETLLPIERDPRPGLMEVFRLYEGKVTPEKVLEEMQNTMLTGQAAAGYRFYTLLYVGLYFEAHDEDAKAAKYLAQASDPKLLEAGSQRISRYMWDTARLAHQEAAKRVKQAEN; encoded by the coding sequence GTGACTTTTATGATGGAGGCTGGCAGGCATGCGTCTGCCGACGAGCCCACGCCATCGGTAACGGAACTCAATCAAAAGCTCGTTGAAGCCCGCGACGCCTCCGACTTCAAGCAGGCGGTTGCCGTGCTCGATCAATGGATCAATCTGCAGCCAGATCGTCCCCAACTTTATTACTTGCGTGGGTGCGACAACTTCTTCGCTGGTAAGTATCGAGATTCGGTTCGCGATTTTGATCGCTTGATTGAACTCGACCCTTCTCGCAAGCAAAGCTTGTGGGAACGAGGCATCTCGCTTTACTTCGCCGGCGACTACGCTAAGGGCGCTGAGCAATTCGCCGACTACCAGAACTATCACGATCAGGACGTCGAGAACTCGACCTTTCGGTATCTTTGCGTTGCCAAAGCGGATGGCCTCAAGAAGGCTCAAGAAACGTTACTTCCGATCGAACGCGATCCACGCCCTGGGTTGATGGAAGTGTTCCGTTTGTACGAGGGAAAGGTCACGCCGGAGAAGGTGCTAGAAGAAATGCAGAACACGATGCTCACCGGTCAGGCAGCGGCTGGGTATCGTTTCTATACGCTGCTATATGTTGGACTGTACTTCGAGGCTCACGATGAAGATGCCAAGGCGGCCAAATACTTGGCACAAGCCAGCGATCCTAAACTGCTAGAAGCGGGGAGCCAACGCATTAGCCGCTACATGTGGGACACTGCGCGTCTCGCCCATCAAGAGGCCGCCAAACGCGTCAAACAGGCCGAAAACTAG
- a CDS encoding carbon storage regulator produces MLVLSRKIGDSIKIGDNIEIVINRISGNRVTIGVDAPKDVRILRGEVEVELDDDSVAALAGLMNVGQLDYSHSTT; encoded by the coding sequence ATGTTAGTACTGAGTCGAAAAATTGGTGATTCGATCAAGATTGGCGACAACATCGAAATCGTGATCAATCGTATTTCTGGCAATCGAGTTACCATCGGCGTCGATGCCCCCAAAGACGTCCGCATTCTTCGCGGCGAAGTTGAAGTCGAGCTAGATGACGACTCGGTGGCAGCCCTCGCTGGCCTCATGAACGTCGGTCAACTCGACTACAGCCACTCGACAACCTAA
- a CDS encoding DegT/DnrJ/EryC1/StrS family aminotransferase has protein sequence MWPIANDPAIREALLCAYEDGSWGRYHGPNVERLEEVLAEMHGVKHAMVCASGTIAVQIALRSLNAQDGSEVILAAYDFPGNFRAIQDAGLFPVLADIDPNTWCLDAGNIEAAISKSTVAIIVSHLHGGTAAMRQVNEIAAAHGIAVIEDACQATGAIVEGKWAGSSGELGVLSFGGSKLVTAGRGGAILTDRDDLLQRAKIYCERGNHAFPLSELQAAVILPQLEQLEIRNQKRSKSLSLLRKKLTDIESVLRPVVCSSEHPAFYKHAWLCESSQRAQHLTQLAIRDQVPLGEGFRGFYKRPSSQTRKVGLLQHSRDAASRTLLLHHPVLLQDEMVIDWLATWLRCAISEE, from the coding sequence ATGTGGCCTATTGCTAACGATCCGGCCATTCGCGAGGCGCTGCTGTGCGCTTACGAAGATGGTAGCTGGGGCCGCTATCACGGGCCGAACGTCGAACGGCTGGAGGAAGTACTGGCAGAGATGCATGGCGTGAAGCATGCAATGGTTTGTGCTTCCGGCACCATCGCGGTTCAAATTGCCTTACGGTCGCTCAACGCTCAGGATGGTAGTGAGGTGATCCTGGCAGCTTACGATTTTCCAGGCAACTTCCGCGCGATCCAAGATGCAGGGCTATTTCCTGTGTTGGCCGATATCGATCCGAATACCTGGTGTCTTGACGCCGGCAATATCGAGGCAGCCATCTCTAAATCAACGGTCGCGATCATCGTTTCCCATCTTCATGGGGGGACGGCGGCTATGCGACAAGTCAACGAAATCGCCGCGGCTCACGGAATTGCCGTGATTGAAGATGCGTGCCAGGCGACTGGCGCGATCGTGGAGGGAAAATGGGCCGGTTCGAGCGGCGAGCTTGGCGTTCTCAGCTTTGGAGGTAGTAAATTAGTCACCGCCGGGCGAGGTGGGGCGATCTTAACTGATCGCGACGATCTCTTGCAGCGCGCAAAAATATACTGCGAGCGAGGGAACCACGCGTTTCCACTCAGCGAGTTGCAAGCAGCGGTGATACTTCCTCAGCTGGAGCAACTAGAAATACGTAACCAGAAACGCAGTAAGAGCTTGTCTCTACTTCGTAAAAAGCTGACGGACATAGAATCAGTGCTTCGCCCGGTGGTGTGCAGCTCCGAACATCCCGCCTTCTACAAACATGCGTGGCTGTGCGAATCCTCGCAACGAGCGCAGCACTTAACACAATTGGCGATACGTGATCAGGTACCCTTGGGCGAGGGATTCCGCGGATTCTATAAGCGGCCGAGCAGCCAAACGCGGAAGGTGGGATTACTACAGCATTCTCGGGACGCGGCCTCAAGAACACTTCTATTGCATCACCCGGTCCTGTTACAGGACGAGATGGTTATCGATTGGCTTGCAACATGGTTGCGGTGTGCAATTTCCGAAGAATGA